A region of Notolabrus celidotus isolate fNotCel1 chromosome 4, fNotCel1.pri, whole genome shotgun sequence DNA encodes the following proteins:
- the dnph1 gene encoding 2'-deoxynucleoside 5'-phosphate N-hydrolase 1: protein MKIYFCGSIRGGREDVHLYRRIVDKLQTYGTVLTEHVSSSELSDRGEAAAEVGDKFIHDRDVDWLRQSDVVVAEVTQPSLGVGYELGRAIDMRKKIFCLFRPSSGRSLSAMIRGADDGELFVVRDYSEGEIESILEEFFNKLKSMKSSQTVTVSSEVKST, encoded by the exons ATGAAGATTTACTTCTGTGGGAGTATCCGCGGCGGCAGAGAGGACGTGCACCTGTACCGGAGGATCGTGGACAAGCTGCAGACCTACGGGACCGTGTTGACCGAGCACGTGAGCAGCAGCGAGCTCTcagacagag GAGAGGCAGCTGCAGAAGTAGGTGACAAATTCATCCATGACAGAGATGTGGACTGGCTCCGGCAGAGTGACG TGGTTGTTGCTGAGGTGACGCAGCCATCTTTGGGTGTGGGCTACGAGCTTGGCCGAGCCATCGACATGAGAAAGAAGATCTTCTGTCTGTTCAGACCTTCATCGGGACGCA gtctctCTGCCATGATCCGAGGAGCCGATGATGGGGAGCTTTTTGTGGTCAGAGATTACAGCGAGGGTGAGATCGAGAGCATCCTGGAAGAGTTCTTTAACAAACTGAAAAGCATGAAGAGCAGTCAGACTGTCACTGTATCCAGTGAGGTCAAGTCAACCTGA